Part of the Paenibacillus terrae HPL-003 genome is shown below.
CTTCGCATCTTCAATCAATGCATCGAGCTGTTTATCGGGCAACGCCAAAATTTCAGGTGTCACGAAAGACAGGGCTTCACTGACCTCAACGCCTAATTTTTTGGCTTTTTGTGAAAGGCCCTGATATGTAGGTTCAGCCGTATCCTCGTCATGATGTAGATGCGCGTACACGTATACGCGCTCGGTTTTGAGCGATAGTTCATCTTCCAGCTTAAAGCAATTGACAATCACTTCGGCTGAATTCAGCTTGCCTTGGAATTGTGTAGCCTTTTTGGCTAGTTGTTTAACTTCTTCGTACTCTTGATCCCATGCTTTGCGGTCTGGAAACAGATCTTCAAGCTTCCAGGTATTTTCCGCAGGCGCATCTGCGCGTTTTACGATTTCACTCATGGAGAGCCTCCTCTGATCGAACGAAATGTGGGGTGGGGCTGCGGCGGTACGGGGCGGCTGCCAAAACGAAGAAACCGCCACGCTGACCGTGAGCAGCAGAGCAAGAGGTTTTGTGGCATGCATGTAACGGCATATCCTCCTTATACCATGGCTTGTTATGCCATAGTATGACCTCTTGCGCCCAAAAGTATAATTTTCCTTACCTTGGGTCGGAACCTATATTTAATAAGCTGTATACAATAAGATAAAAGGCAAAGCAAACCATGATTACGGCAGTGAGGGCCATCCACTTTTTGAGAGGAGCCGGTAACGTATCACGTTTCATGATCAGCACTCCGCCCAGCGTAAAGGCCAGAATAATGAAGATGAGAAAGCTATTGGACACCATGAATACGCTATACCTGTTTGAAAGCGTTCATGATCCGCTGCCATTCTTCCTCATTATCTTGAAAGGACTGCTTGGGAAACCGATTTTGAGCCCAATGCATCAGCGCCGGACGGCTCAAAAAAGTGTGGGCTTCTTCGCCCCAGTCATCGGATATTTCCCGTAGAACGATGTAACGGCCCTGCACCTCGACAGTCATCATGTTCCAATTGTCTTTTTTGTATATTTCGTGTTTTTTCATCATATGCATGTCTCCGATTTTAAAGATGTTTTGGTTCATGATACCGCAGTTTCCGCCGCAAAAGCAAATCATTCCAGCCTGTAAAAGCTCTCAAAACATCAATTGCATTGTGAAAAAGCATGCAGTATAATATGGATATTCGCCATAGATGGCGGTATTTTTAGGAGGTTGTTCACTTGAAAGGTACAGTAAAATGGTTTAACGCAGAAAAAGGTTATGGCTTCATCCAAGTGGATGGTGGCGAGGACGTATTCGTACATTTCTCCGCAATCCAAGGCGACGGCTTCAAGACTTTGGAAGAAGGTCAAGCGGTTGAATTCGAAATCACTGAAGGTAACCGTGGACCCCAAGCAGCTAACGTAAATAAACTGTAAGTGTAACTGAATTGTAAGAACTGTTCCGTGCATGCGGATGTCTTATATATTACGGTTAAACGATGAATTGAGAGCGCAGTTCCTTAAATTTAAGGGACTGCGCTTTTTTGCGTAAAAAAGTTTATGATATGAGAAGGCTGAGCTGGAATAGGGTATTATATCGTAATGAAAACAAAACATTAGTTATTATTGAAGGAGTTGATAAAATGAGTGCAGCAGAGGCGAGTCGTAAACCTTCCTTGACCGAAGGTCCAATTGCCAAAACACTGTTTTTATTCTCCTTGCCGATGCTGTTCGGAAACGTGATACAGTCGCTGAATGGAACGATCAATTCGATCTGGGTCGGCAAGTTTCTGGGCGAGGCTGCATTGACCGCCGCTTCCAACGGAAACATTATTATGTTTTTTCTCATCAGCGCCATCTTTGGCGTCACCATGGCTGCCACTATCATGATCGGACAGAAGATTGGTGCGGGAGATGTCGCTGAAACCAAGCGTATAGTAGGCACAAGTGCAGTCTTTTTTCTTATACTTGCTTTGGCTGTGGGCATTATCGGATTTTTTGGATCTCCCTGGATTCTTCATGTGCTGAACACACCTGCTGAATCTGTGGATATGGCAATCACATATACACGTATTATTTTTGCAGGCATGCCTTTTTTGTACGGTTATAACTATATTATGACCGTGATGAGAGGGGCGGGGGATTCCAAAACACCATTTTACTTTCTACTCGTTTCTGTCGTACTGGATGTGCTGCTCAATCCGCTGTTAATATTTGGATGGGGACCTATACCCGCGATGGGCATCGGGGGTTCTGCAGCAGCTACACTGATCGCTCAAGGGGTCAGCTTCGTGCTGATTCTCATTTATCTTTACCGTGTAAAATACTTTTTGCGTATTACATATTCAGAGCTTCATTTGCTGAGATTCGATTGGGAAATTATTTGGACCTTAATCCGTAAGGGAGTGCCTATGGGTCTGCAAATGATTGCTGTCTCCTCCAGTGCAATTGCGTTGATGAACCTGATTAACGGATACGGGACAGTGGCGGCTGCGGCTTATACTGCAGCAAATAACTTATCCAGTTATGTGCAGATGCCAGCCATGGCGCTGGGTGCTGCTGTGTCTTCCTTTGCGGCACAAAATATCGGGGCTGGGCGTTGGGATCGGGTGCACAAGATCACATGGATTGGAATTGTGTACAATTTTGTACTGACTGGTGGATTAGTAGTATTGATTTATATCTTCAACCGGGAGGCCTTGCTGATGTTCCTTCCTTCTAGCGGCGGGGCTTTGGAACTGGGGATGCGGATTAATCTGATTACGTTGTGGTCTTTTGTCATATTCGGTATTACAAATGTCATTACAGGGGTTGTGCGATCTACGGGTTCCGTTGTCGTGCCACTTTTAATTACCATCATTTCATTATGGTGCATTCGTATTCCTCTGGCCTATGCGTTCGTTGATGAATATGGTCTGGATGCTGTATGGTGGAGCTTTCCTGTCGGCTTTGCCATCTCGGGAGTGGCGGTCATTTTCTATTATGCTTTTGGAAAATGGAAGCAATCCAGCATGGGGGATGCCTTTCAAGGCTTGAAGCCTGTAGAGGATGAGGGATAGGCAGGGCTTTTAACCTATTTTGAAATTAATAATTTAATCAGGGTAAATTTTGTTTAATTTCAATATTTGTACATTTGATCAGGGCAGGTATAAAGATTTTTTATGAAAATGGATCGTTTTTCTTAAATATTAAAGAAAAAGTGAGGTTGTTCATTTGTGCTAAAAGGACGATCATATTATAATGAGTATGGTTTGGATAGGTATAATTACGTAGACAACAATGTGGAGGCACCGTCATTTGAGTTATGTTGAGCAAGGACGTTATCAAGTTCCGAGAGGCCCCATAGGTCTAATGAGCCGAATGTACAAGCACATTCTCCCTGAAACGAAGCAGGAGTTGGGAAATTGGAAACACAAGGCTGAACAGATTCCGGATCCCGAGCTGAGAAGTCAGGCACTTGCAAGCATAGCAGAAAAGACGTTTCACTGTGTGGGCGGGGCGGTTTATGCCGCAGGGAATATGTCTGCCCGGCAGACGTTAATTCCGCTTATTGTGGCGTACCAGACGATTAGCGATTATCTGGACAACCTGTGTGATCGCAGCACGTCCATGGACCCGGATGATTTCAGGTTGTTGCATCAGTCTATGCTGGATGCGGTTGACCCGGCAGCCAAGCCAGTCAATTATTACGCTTTGCGTCGTGAGCAGGAGGATGGCGGTTATTTGACCGGGCTGGTGACAACCTGTCAGTCTTGTGTAAGCAGGCTTCCGGGCTATGAGGCGGCAATGCCTTACGTTCAGGATCTGGCGGGATTATACACGGATTTGCAAGTTTACAAGCATATTAAACCCGAATTGCGCGAACAAGCGCTATTGGATTGGTGGTCGGTTCATAAGGGCCGTACACCGGAGCTGCGCTGGAACGAATTTGCTGCGGCTACCGGTTCAACCCTGGGGGTCTTTATGCTGTTTCTTGCTGCCAGCGACCGGCATCTCACGGATGCAGGGGCTGCCTCAATACATGCATCGTATTTTCCACATGTGTGCAGTCTTCATATTTTGCTGGATTATCTAATCGATCAAGACGAAGACCGGAAGGGCGGAGATCTTAACTTCTGCAATTACTATGAAGATACCGACATGATGCTGAACCGGATCGCCTACGTTGTGAATCGGGCGCGGGTTGATGTTGCAGATGTCCCTGCCAGCTCCTTTCACCGGATGATTATCGAGGGATTGCTGGCGTTATATTTATCCGACCCTAAAGTTAGCGAGCAGCAGGAAGTGCGCGCGGTTTCGAAACGTTTAATGAAAAACAGTCCGCTCATGCGTTTGTTTTTCTTCTTAAACAGTCGATGGATAAGAAGGCTTTTATGAACATTTTGAGGAGGTCATAAATCATGACAGCAATTAAGAAAATCGCAGTATTAACGAGTGGTGGAGATTCACAGGGGATGAATGCCGCAGTTCGCGCCGTTGTGCGTAGCGGCTTGTATTTTGGACTTGAAGTATTCGGGGTTCAGCGCGGATATCAAGGCCTGCTGAATGATGATATTTTCCCGATGGATTTGAGAAGTGTTGGAGATATTATCCAACGTGGGGGTACTGTACTTCAATCTGCAAGATGCAAGGAATTTACGACCGAGGAAGGACAGAAGCGTGGCGCTGAAATTTTGCGTAACCGCGGAATTGATGGTGTAGTCGTGATCGGTGGCGACGGTTCCTATCAAGGGGCTAACAAACTGACCAAGCAAGGAATTAAAACCATGTGTCTTCCGGGTACGATTGACAATGACATTTCCTTCACCGACTATACGATTGGTTTTGACACGGCGGTTAGTATCGTAGTGGACGCCATCAACAAGCTGCGTGATACGATGTCATCCCACGAACGTTCTTCTATCGTAGAAGTTATGGGACGTCATTGCGGCGATATTGCTTTGCATGCAGGTCTGGCTTCCGGCGCGGAAACGATTTTGGTACCCGAGGTAGAGTTTGACCTGAATGAAGTATCTGATCGGATGAAGCAAAACTTTAAGCACGGCAAACGCCATAGTATCATTATTGTTGCTGAAGGTGCAGGTAAAGGTGAAACCGTAGCACAGGTAATCCAAGAAAACTGTCCGGACTATGAGCCGCGTGTTACGGTGCTTGGACATATCCAGCGTGGAGGGACACCAACTGCATTTGACCGTAATCTGGCGAGCCGTTTGGGTGACTTTGCTGTTCGTCAATTGATTGAGGGCGTATCTGACAAGGCTTGTGGAACGATTGATGGCAAGCTGGTAGCCACAGATATTGACAAGGTCGTAAATACGAAAAAAGAATTCAATATGGAGCTTTACGAGCTGGCCTTGCGCTTGTCCCAGTAATGAATAGCTGTTTTATGTAACCAATTGTTTTACATCCAGGAATTTTTAAACTCATGCGGATGACCCCAGTCATCCGCTTATTTTTTAACATTTAAAGCAGGTATGGAGGAAATGAACCATGTATTTGTTCAAAATCGAAGTGGACAGCTCGGAAGGAGCCTTAACTGTAATTCTCGTTGCGGAAAATGAGGAGCAGGCATTTCAGGCCGTGGATCAGCATGTGGAGAGGCATTTTCTGTATCCTCCGAAGCTGAACGAAGTAGCTATTGTGGAGAAAAAAAGAATAACTTCGGGTACTGCCTACGTCATGGAAACACGCTGATACACGCAAAGGCTAAACAGCCTCTGCGTGTCGTTTTTTTTCGGCAAAACGTCGTTGTACAACCAATAGGCGAAAGAGAAGTGAAACTGCTCCCGCGGCCAAACCTGTAATCAAGCCAATCCAGTAGCCGTAGGGGCCAAATGATGTCCATCGTGCGATAATATATCCTACAGGAAGCCCGATAACCCAATAGGCCAGGAACGTAATCAGAAAGGCCGAATTGACATCCTTATATCCACGCAGTGCTCCTTGAGTAGGTGTAGCGATAGCGTCGGATATTTGAAAGAAAATCGCATAGAGCAGGAAATGTTGCGCTAGCTGAATAACCTGTGGATCGGTCGAGTACAGCCGGGCGACCTGTTCGCCCCAGATCACAAGCACAACAGCCGTGATCAATGATAGACCAATCGCACTGCTGATCCCCATTACGCTGTATATTTTTGCATCCCGCGACCGTCCTGCCCCTGTCTCATACCCGACCAGAATCGTGAGCGCCATACAAATACTGAGTGGAATCATGTACAGCGTGGTCGCAAAGTTCATAGCGGCCTGATGAGCCGCAATTGTTGCCGTATTATAACTGCTCATGAAGAGGGTAACAGCTGCGAAGACAGCGGTCTCGAAAAAGATTGCAAAGCCGATAGGTACGCCGATTTTGATAAGCTCTTTCCAAGCGCTAGCAGCGATGCCGTACATCTTGCTGAAAACCCCGTATTCGGCAAATATCTTTCCCCGATGTGCGGTGATGCCAGCGACAAGCATAACAATCCAGTACGTGGCGGCAGTTGCCACTCCGGAGCCCACACCTCCCAGCCGGGGAAAACCCCAGTTTCCATAAATAAGTAAGTAGTTCAACAAGACATTGATGGGCAACGATATCAGCGTGATGGTCATTGTAAACCGGGTTTGTCCCAGCGCATCCATAAAGCTCCGAAGGACCGTATAGGCAAAGAGCGGGGCAATGCCGAAGGCCATCGCGCAAAGGTAGTACAATGCCACATTATGAACCCTGAACTCCAGATTCATTCCGTGAAGAATGGGCTTAACGAGAAAAATACCTGCAATCAGAACAATTATGGATAGAGTGAGTGAGAGCCACAGCGCCTGAATGACATAGTAAGAAACCTTATCCTTGCGTTGTGCTCCAACCAATTGCGATACAATAGGGGTGATGGCCATAAGTATTCCGTTGAGGCCTGTTTGCACGGGTACCCACAAACTCACTCCGATGGCTACACCAGCCAAATCGGCAGAAGAAAAGTGTCCTGACATATTAGTATCAAAAAAAGTCATCGCAGATAGTGCAAGCTGTGTTACCAGAATAGGGAGTAAAATCTTAAAAAGCTGCTTCCATTTCTGACTGTTAGTTAGAGTCAAATGCATTTTTATGTCCTCACTTACTTGGAGTTATCAAACGTATATATCATAACATGTCAAGTATTTATTGTAAGGGATGTGGCAGTATTTGAACAGCAACAAAAAAGACTGCACCCATGATCCAACGAATGGGGCAGCCTTGGAAACCTCTAAATGATTTGGTGTATTCCTTAAAAGTAATGATAAGACCGGGATACATGGATTATTTGTACGTTACTCCGCTCGTATAGCGGTTTGTAGCATTCCAGAGTAAATATTCATCCACTTTCATGTCCTTGAGCGCTCGAATTTGATCCTCGACTTGGGTTTTACCATATTTGGCATAATGACCGCTTCCCAACCAGCTTGCGGTAAAATCCTGAATCCATGGACGAATGATCGGTTTCAGCTTGCCAGTTGGGTCAAGCTTTTTGTGCGTATCCGCCATCGAACCCTTAATGGTCTGGTACGGATTTTTGTCAGGGTCCTTTACACCAAACCAGCCTGTTGTATAGTGACTTGGATAGATCATAGGAGAAATGACATCCACGTTTTCGGAAATTTTGGCGAAATCCTGTCCGATTCCTTCCGCAGCGGGAACAGATGCGGCATACCCGAAAATATCTACCGATACCCGCACACCCAGTGGAGCAAGCTCTTTACGGGCATATTGCACGAACTCAGCGACCGCATCTACACGTGATTGATTGGATTTGGTATATTTCAGCTTGTCGGCTCTTTTCTCAAAGCCTTCAGGGAAACGTACATAGTCAAACTGAATTTCCTTGAAGCCCAGCTTTGCCGCCTCCCTGGCGATAGCAATATTATAACCCCAAACCTCTTTATTGTAGGGATTAACGAAGCCATCCCCCTTGCCGTTTTTCCAGACAGAGCCGTCAGGATTACGGAAGGACATCTCGGGATTTTTGTTGGCTAATACCGTATCTTTAAATACAACAATACGGGCAATCGGGTAAACGTTATGCTTTTTCAATCGCTCCATCAAACTGGAGATATCCCGAATAAACTTTTGCGGCTTACCCAATTTCAACAGCTCGGGATTGGTCGTTGGATAGGTGATGTAACCTGCATCATCCTTAATATCAATAACCATGGAGTTGAGCTCTGTCTTGTCGAGCAGTTCAAGCAGTTGGGTCATACGCGAACCACCTGCGCTATAAGCCGTGACATAAATGCCCTTGATAGCAGGAGTCGATGGCTGGGGGTCAATTTTAACCGGAGGATTGGAGGCATCCACCTTCACATTACTTTGCTGGGCCTGAATCATCGCGCTGCTGATTGTCGTTGCCACCGTATCCTTTACATTTGGGGCGTTGGCTGACTGATCCCCGTTTCCGCCTATTCCCATTGCCAATAGCATAATTGCCCAAATCATATTCATTTCCAAACTCTCTCCCTTATGTATGTCGCTTACCTGATTATACGTAAAGTGATGTATCAAAAAACAACACGGTTGTAACCAATACTGGACTCATCAGGCGCAGTCTTACATGATTAACCCAACCCATGTTTATTGAATCCGTAAAATGGCATAAATAATGCCGCATTCTTCGCGGCTGCGGACTGCAACTGGAAGAAGCGGCACTTGATGGAGAGATTTAATGAAGATAACTATTGTCCTGATGCTCACAAATACTGTACTGAATTATTTCGAGCGCATCCGTGGGCTTGAGAATGGCCATCCCGTCCCGAAGTACAATCATCGAGTCCAGCTCATTCTTTTTGAGAAACGGGAGCATTTCTGGATACCATCTCAAGACAATGTCGGACAGTTTTACCGTTTCCATTTCCACAAAAATCACCCTTTCCTGCTCGGAATCATTCCATAAGAATCATTCGGTACGAATCGGAAAAGCAAAGTGCCTGTGAAAT
Proteins encoded:
- a CDS encoding cold shock domain-containing protein, giving the protein MKGTVKWFNAEKGYGFIQVDGGEDVFVHFSAIQGDGFKTLEEGQAVEFEITEGNRGPQAANVNKL
- a CDS encoding MATE family efflux transporter, translated to MSAAEASRKPSLTEGPIAKTLFLFSLPMLFGNVIQSLNGTINSIWVGKFLGEAALTAASNGNIIMFFLISAIFGVTMAATIMIGQKIGAGDVAETKRIVGTSAVFFLILALAVGIIGFFGSPWILHVLNTPAESVDMAITYTRIIFAGMPFLYGYNYIMTVMRGAGDSKTPFYFLLVSVVLDVLLNPLLIFGWGPIPAMGIGGSAAATLIAQGVSFVLILIYLYRVKYFLRITYSELHLLRFDWEIIWTLIRKGVPMGLQMIAVSSSAIALMNLINGYGTVAAAAYTAANNLSSYVQMPAMALGAAVSSFAAQNIGAGRWDRVHKITWIGIVYNFVLTGGLVVLIYIFNREALLMFLPSSGGALELGMRINLITLWSFVIFGITNVITGVVRSTGSVVVPLLITIISLWCIRIPLAYAFVDEYGLDAVWWSFPVGFAISGVAVIFYYAFGKWKQSSMGDAFQGLKPVEDEG
- a CDS encoding tetraprenyl-beta-curcumene synthase family protein, whose product is MSYVEQGRYQVPRGPIGLMSRMYKHILPETKQELGNWKHKAEQIPDPELRSQALASIAEKTFHCVGGAVYAAGNMSARQTLIPLIVAYQTISDYLDNLCDRSTSMDPDDFRLLHQSMLDAVDPAAKPVNYYALRREQEDGGYLTGLVTTCQSCVSRLPGYEAAMPYVQDLAGLYTDLQVYKHIKPELREQALLDWWSVHKGRTPELRWNEFAAATGSTLGVFMLFLAASDRHLTDAGAASIHASYFPHVCSLHILLDYLIDQDEDRKGGDLNFCNYYEDTDMMLNRIAYVVNRARVDVADVPASSFHRMIIEGLLALYLSDPKVSEQQEVRAVSKRLMKNSPLMRLFFFLNSRWIRRLL
- the pfkA gene encoding 6-phosphofructokinase — protein: MTAIKKIAVLTSGGDSQGMNAAVRAVVRSGLYFGLEVFGVQRGYQGLLNDDIFPMDLRSVGDIIQRGGTVLQSARCKEFTTEEGQKRGAEILRNRGIDGVVVIGGDGSYQGANKLTKQGIKTMCLPGTIDNDISFTDYTIGFDTAVSIVVDAINKLRDTMSSHERSSIVEVMGRHCGDIALHAGLASGAETILVPEVEFDLNEVSDRMKQNFKHGKRHSIIIVAEGAGKGETVAQVIQENCPDYEPRVTVLGHIQRGGTPTAFDRNLASRLGDFAVRQLIEGVSDKACGTIDGKLVATDIDKVVNTKKEFNMELYELALRLSQ
- a CDS encoding DUF3906 family protein gives rise to the protein MYLFKIEVDSSEGALTVILVAENEEQAFQAVDQHVERHFLYPPKLNEVAIVEKKRITSGTAYVMETR
- a CDS encoding MATE family efflux transporter — encoded protein: MHLTLTNSQKWKQLFKILLPILVTQLALSAMTFFDTNMSGHFSSADLAGVAIGVSLWVPVQTGLNGILMAITPIVSQLVGAQRKDKVSYYVIQALWLSLTLSIIVLIAGIFLVKPILHGMNLEFRVHNVALYYLCAMAFGIAPLFAYTVLRSFMDALGQTRFTMTITLISLPINVLLNYLLIYGNWGFPRLGGVGSGVATAATYWIVMLVAGITAHRGKIFAEYGVFSKMYGIAASAWKELIKIGVPIGFAIFFETAVFAAVTLFMSSYNTATIAAHQAAMNFATTLYMIPLSICMALTILVGYETGAGRSRDAKIYSVMGISSAIGLSLITAVVLVIWGEQVARLYSTDPQVIQLAQHFLLYAIFFQISDAIATPTQGALRGYKDVNSAFLITFLAYWVIGLPVGYIIARWTSFGPYGYWIGLITGLAAGAVSLLFRLLVVQRRFAEKKRHAEAV
- a CDS encoding putative glycoside hydrolase codes for the protein MNMIWAIMLLAMGIGGNGDQSANAPNVKDTVATTISSAMIQAQQSNVKVDASNPPVKIDPQPSTPAIKGIYVTAYSAGGSRMTQLLELLDKTELNSMVIDIKDDAGYITYPTTNPELLKLGKPQKFIRDISSLMERLKKHNVYPIARIVVFKDTVLANKNPEMSFRNPDGSVWKNGKGDGFVNPYNKEVWGYNIAIAREAAKLGFKEIQFDYVRFPEGFEKRADKLKYTKSNQSRVDAVAEFVQYARKELAPLGVRVSVDIFGYAASVPAAEGIGQDFAKISENVDVISPMIYPSHYTTGWFGVKDPDKNPYQTIKGSMADTHKKLDPTGKLKPIIRPWIQDFTASWLGSGHYAKYGKTQVEDQIRALKDMKVDEYLLWNATNRYTSGVTYK